Part of the Vigna unguiculata cultivar IT97K-499-35 chromosome 3, ASM411807v1, whole genome shotgun sequence genome, ACCTTTACCACCACCACTAGCCCCACCACGTCCATCActaccaccaccaacaccaccatcACCCCCACCACCACggacaccaccaccaccacaacgaAAACCACCACCAAagccaccaccatcaccaccaccaagGCCataaccacaaccaccaccaacacTACCACTacacccaccaccaccaccacggcaACCAgtaccaccacgaccaccatcaccaccaacACCACTACCACCACATCCACCAACACCATCTTTCCCAcgaccacaaccaccaccactgCCACAGGCACCTCCACCATCAGCATCACCagcaccatcaccaccacaacCATCATTGCACTTCCACCACGCCTACCACCACCAGCACCAACACCACCACGACAACCAAGGCGCCCAACCCCACAACCATatcaacaaccaccaccaccaccaccaaaacCACCCCCACCATGGCCACCAACACGATGaccaccatcaccatcaccaccacaacCATGGCTACCAcccacctccaccaccaccacccccacCAACACCATCAAAACCATGACCACGACCACCGTTGCCACCATCACCACCAGTACGACCACTACCAtgaccaccacaaccaccacagACCACTACAAGAATCACCACCATAAAAACCACCCTCACCACTACCacgacaaccaccaccaccaccgcaaCCATAACGACCACCGCCACTACCACCcataccaccaccaccaccaacaacaaacccacgaccaccaccaccactagcacaacaaccaccaccatcacgACTACCACGGTCAGTACAACCAAggccaccaccacctccacaaCCATAACCACAACGACCGCCACCAACACCAAGTGACCCACCCTGACCATGGCCTTCGCCaaccccaccaccaccacccacAACCacacccaccaccaccaccacgtccaccaccaccaccaccaaaacCACCATCataaggttctccaaaaatggcttaggaacttggagtccctatcacttacaatagacctaggtaggccatgtagtcttaccacttccttgaagaaaagatttgcaatataagttgcatcatcaatcttatgacaaggaatgaaatgggccatcttagagaacctatccaccactacaaaaatggaatccctaccttttttgatccttgggagacctaagacaaaatccatagaaatgtcaacccaaggcttggaagggataggcaagggggtgtaaagaccatggggttggactctagacttggctttcatgcatgctatgcaacctttgcaatgcctatctacatgcttcctcatgtgaggccaatagaaatgttctttcaagacttccaaagtcttgtttggcccaaaatgccccattaatcccccctcatgtgcctctctaatgaatgatgctcttaaggaaccttggggaatgcaaagtcttttacctttgaaaagatattgattgaggaggtaaaagtctttgtaagccccttggtggcactcactaagaatgggggagaaatcaacatcctttggatacaattccttaatatgatcaaaactaagaaatttagtttcaagaatggaaaggagggaatgccttcttgaaagtgcatccgccacaatgttagtctttccttgcttatgtttgatcacatatgggaattgttctaagaactctacccacctagcatgtctcttgtttaacttgccttggcttttcaaaaatttgagtgactcatggtcactatgtatcacaaactcctttgaaagaagatagtgttgccaagtttgcaaagttctcacaagagcataaagctctttgtcataggtggagtagttgatgtgactccccttgagtttctcactaaaataagctatggggtgcccttcttggagaagcacggccccaatgcctacattggatgcatcacactcaatttcaaaagttttggagaagttagggagggctaagagtggtgcattgatcaatttttgttttaaaatttcaaaagccttttcttgatctttgccctacttataggccacacctttcttgaccaattcattgagaggggcagctatggtgctaaagtttggcacaaacctcctatagaaactagctaacccatggaaagacctaagctcacttacattctttgggggaggccaatccttgattgccatcactttttcttggtccacatggaccccatgttgagttattttgaaacctaggaagatcacatgatccatcccaaacacacatttctccatgttagcatacaaggatgccttccttaaggtttctaacacactccttaaatgatgcaagtggtcatcttgagacatactataaatgagaatgtcatcaaagtataccacaacaaacttccctaagaactctctaagaacatggtgcatgagtctcatgaatgtactaggtgcattggtcaagccaaaaggcatgactaaccactcatataatccaaacttagtcttgaaagaggttttccattcatcaccttctttgattctaatttgattgtacccacttttcaagtctattttggaaaatatggttgcaccatgtaactcatcaatcaaatcatctaacctaggaatgggatgcctatacttgatggttatgttgttgatagccctacaatctatgcacattctccatgttccatcctttttggggactaggatcacaggcattgcacaaggactcatgctatgttgcacccaccccttttctaacaactcattcacttgtttttgaatttctttagcctcctcgggactagtcctataggctggcctattaggcaaagatgagccttgtatgaaatcaatttggtgttctatacctcttaggggtgggagaccctttggaggttcttgaaaaacatctttgaactcatctaagactaatgacaagtctaagggacatctagagtgagggttttggaaggaaggggaagattcactaggataagctaggaagatgggtttttgggcaagcattaccttcttcacccccttgagagtgatcatgctcttggactcatgcccttgcgccttcttttgcgccttctcttcttttcttttcttaatcatttgcaattggtcctcattgacttctcttggtgaaagaggtagtaatgtgatctttttgccttggaagctaaaggtaaacttgttagcatgaccatcatgaaaagcttttctatcaaattgccatggccttcctaataaaatgtgagttgcttccatgggcactaagtcacataatacctcatccttgtagtttccaatggagaagttaataaggacttgtttgtccactttaatttcaccttcctcactaagccaagaaagcttatagggcttggcatgagggatggttttcaagccaagcttgtccacaacccttgtgctagccacattaacacaacttccactatcaattatgagggagcaagttttgttgttgatttggcaccttgagtgaaaaatattttctctttggttttcaaattctttaggcacttggcctagcatgcgcctaaccaccaacaaacctccttcattaggtttgatttcatcctcacttgaagattgggaagaagtgtgggaggaagaacttttaggggaggggggagaagaatgttcactttcaacctctcctttagggttcaagatcatgttcctttttgttgggcaatttgaagcaatgtgaccatagcccaaacacttaaaacatttgatggaactagttcttgaactttgagaagagtttgcattttcatgggaggttctagacgaattggtcctaggtgggtggtctttggaagtaggtttctcatcctttctttcttttcctttccaagttctagagtagtattcattgtatgaagtattcctcttggcctcttgtttctttttcaattgactttcaacttttaaggccaagtgtaaaattttgtcaagagtggaatactcatacaactcaactacatcttgaacttctcttctaagaccactcacaaatctagctaccttttcttcttcactttcaaattggagtcctactttgagaagcattgactccatcattttaaaatattcattcacacacatagacccttgttgaagcctttggagcttcaaaagagtctccctcctatagtaggaaggaacaaatctagcgcgcatcaaagttttaatgtccatccaagaggccgcgggtggctcttggttaatattgtccatacacaattgatgccaccatgtcatggcataatcttcaaattctaaaactactaaatctacttgttcttgattactaactaaatgaatattgaagatttggtccactttttgctcccactctatgtagaggtttggatcattctcccccttgaactttggaatcttgattggtggaggttgtctttgtgggagttgattgcgccttccaccaccatcatagccgtgtcttcttcttcttccaccatggctagagtcctcggaagaggacctcctccttctcctctcatcttccctaagctcaagtctttggatgtgctcttgtaggaagatctcactttgcctcctatccgccctcaattggtcaaaagtttctctcctactcacttccatctcacgtaagatgttggcaagggttatttgtccactttcttgggccataggagtcaccatgggaggggaataaggtgaggccgactcctcctcttcttctacctccaagattggatccatattcatgttcctacaccaaaaactcaccaaaaaccgagacaaagaagaggttagctaacaaacaattccaaacccgagaccaagtgtggtcttctcaagcacccaagtgtttttgatcacactcccaaagcacacaagcaaggctagcactcaaaaaccttccaaacaagtgaaaacacctttaaagagatgaaaaccttttcaaagctcaaacaagtggctcggccacaacactctaggaagacaaggaaagaaaactactaagacaaaacaaagattacctaaagacaagcaagcaaagctaaaaaaaaaaaacaagaaagtttaacttctaaggaaacttgtttttaaagacaaaacttgaacaagactaaaacaataaaaagcacttttaaggactctatggaaagcatttgaacaagccaagattatacctcaaattatgcatacaccgtgaaagatcataaccaagtcaaagcatggaactaatttgccaatatcacccaaaatccaagtataaattttggtagcataacacctagtaaaaatggccaaatggattcaccaaacATTGTAAAAGCTCGCGgtcaaactgtttttggtcttgaaaacactttttcttttcaaaactaggtacttaaaatgatgataaggatgttttagggtgtcttgaacacttagttccttaaaattaggtcaaaatcaatttcaaggagcatacaacaatacaaggcatagatctcatgcaatagttcaaaaacttagaaacaagaacaagaaaactcaaagaagcatatgacaagagactcaagcaaaagttagacacatttaaagactcaacatgacatacataaagacacaaacatgtagctatcatgcatttaaactcatggatttgaggctcaaagagtaagcatcaaaagacatgttatccaaccacatttaggagcaaaagagtcacaaaaccgaagccaaaatttccacaacataacctgaaaacgttgtttttcgtattctcggcagctctgacctttgctgactcatttgatcataactctctccacaaaactccaaatgcgttaattcttttttttttggaaactagacacacagagctttcttttgatataaagaacgttacttttggaccactgagctagctgcagtatttttttcaaaaacgtacacgttgctgccagcactgttttttttgtggaccattcaaagatagctacacaaaacaaggttagaacatgaaaacaccatattcaaggacaaccaaagctctacataccaaatgatgaaggattatcttgtttccttttagagttatgaatatggtgaagttgtttaagaagctttttgaaaattcccactggacattaagatagcatgctatctagatgtgaaggttcatttctcaagctcatgaaaggaagaagagagttggattcaagcttaaacacacacggcaataacaacactaaagagcaaaatgaaagaagaaacaataaaaatggaaagcatagaagatgaagaatggaagaagcacgccactcatagggggggatctaagccaaccaagccctagagatgagtgatggtgccgccacttgcaagcaagataaggcaaaggtgagttcacttttaggaaggagagctcacgaaaatttaaaggttgaaacacaatagtttagaaacaaaatgatcaacccttttacaagacaaggagcaccctttaaataggagttcataggggtcctttagcaaatacaaaaacatgaaaaaggattaactagcaaaccctaaacctaatgtgagagtgagtcttggccaagtgaagggagatgattggtagaggcattcccatgaggattctaggccaaaagaggaaggagaccaagtgaccttctaaggcataaaccacaaaggcaaaaggagacaaggtacatgtctacttttgcttttgctttatgctttttgctttcctctctcttccacttcatccaagtgctccaatcaccaagtgccacctagccatgctctactttctcttaattacctacaaaacaagacaaacaaggattaacatgttggtttaagttaatctaatcttggtcaaaggtcaactttggatcaaagtcaacaagtcaaccaaaataaatcaactagaaaccaacttagggaattcaaactaaagtaatgcaaaacaaagataaaggtgatggaatagaagactcccctctagacatgcttctagtgatccttcttgatggagcttctaaggaggtggtcatgccttcatcatcatgtcacccacaaactgatgggcaaactgaagttgttaataggtctctgtctactatgttaagggcaattttgaaagggaaccacaaatcttgggatgaatgccttccccatattgagtttgcctacaatagagtaggtcataggactactaaaatctctccatttgaagctgtttatggctttaatcctctcactcccatggacttgctaccacttcctacatcttttgattttattcataaagaaggggtggcaaaatctgattttgttaaaaaaatgcatgaaaagattaaaagccaaatccagcaacaaatagagaggtatgctaagtacaacaataaggggaagagggaaatgatttttgaagaaggggattgggtgtggctacaccttagaaaagatagatttcctaagcaaaggaagtctaaacttagtcctcgaggtgatggtccctttaaagtgctgaaaagagtaaatgataatgcgtataggctAAAGTTGCCTGAAGGGtatgatgtgcatgccacctttaatgttgctgacttaataccttttgcaggtggtacagatgatgagACAGAGACTatagatttgaggacaaatccttctcaagagggaggggatgatgagaagcctcgagccaagggacctacaacaagagccatggctaggagaatacaagaggaatgggccttaaatgcgcatgcaaggcccaagatgaacttcacatgggccaaggaagatgtgaagacctagcctaggacattttgcttgtaaatactagattaggattttattttgggctttgtattttgggcccagtagaataggattttctttgggccatgtattgggccttagaggaaattgggctttagaagtaattttggaccaaaaaggggaattgggccaaatgggccaagagtagtgtgtctactctagaaaagcctagaagcttctcaaacttgctctccaaggatgagagttagcttcccatggcaagacaagtgtgacttgcttaggtggcaagtcacacctcccacatgctcctttttggctccaaaattcaactttctagactcctttttccctccactttttggagaccccttggtctcattttagcctataaatagaaggcttaggagatgtatttttcagcttgaaattgagtaatgaattgctgcccaaatttgtgcacaaatctcttttgagctcaccttagagtaaactcttctctagtttactctagtcttcttccttaggagttggcctcacctctcttaagaatcctttcacctacaccaaaccaaacaccttaagcttctttccttcatgcttccgcatccaacaccatccatggagcctctattcttcatgcaagcttcaatggagacaagaagaagccatcaacCACGACCATCACCACCACATCCACAATCCtttcaccaccaccacaaccacaataaccaccaccaccacgccaaccaccaccacgaccacaaCCACTatcacaaccaccacaaccaccaccaccactaccaccatcACAAACactacaaccaccaccacccctACTACGGCTACCACGCGCTCCACCACAATAACCGTtgccacaaccaccaccaccattaccacgaccacgaccacccccaccaccaccacggccacAATGGCCACCACCACTACCAATATACCATTACAAGaatcaccaccatcaccactacCACGAcaactaccaccaccaccaacaccaccagCACCCCcgccaacaccaccaccaccacgacgaccaccaccaccacaaccaccacaaaCTCCACCATCAACACATCAACCACACCccctaccaccaccaccaccacaatcaCCATTACAACACgatcaccaccaccactaaaaccaccaccaccaccaccaccactatcaCCACTACCACCAACACTAtcatcaccaccatcaccaaACTCACAATAACCACCACCACTACGATCACAATCACCAACACAACTCTACCACCACCACAAATAGACCACTACAAGAATCACCACCATAAAAACCACCGTCACCACTAGCacgacaaccaccaccaccgccgCGACCATGACGCCACCGCCACTACCACCCataccacgaccaccaccaacaacaacaaacccatgaccaccaccaccactagcacaaccaccaccaccatgacGACTACGACCACCAGTACAaccatggccaccaccaccaccaccacctccacaaCCATAACCACAACGACCGCCACCAACACCAAATGACCCACCCCTACCATGGCCATCGCCaaccccaccaccaccacccacAACCacacccaccaccaccacgtccaccaccaccaccaccaaaaccaccatcaccaccaccccaaccacgaccaccaccaccaaaaccagcaccagcaccagcaccaccacaaccaccaccatcaccaccaccaaggccaccaccacaaccaccaccaacacTACCACTACACCcaccatcatcaccaccaccaccatcaatacgacgaccaccaccaccatcgcggcaaccactaccaccaccaccaccaccgttACCACCAACACCACTACCAGCACGTCCACCACCATCACCCTCACCACGGCCacaaccaccatcaccaccacaacACCACCACAACAACCTCCCCCACATCACCACCACAATCACCGCCGCATCCACCACCCCtacccccaccaccaccaccaccagctccaccaccaccacggtaACCAAGGCCACCACCCCCATCACCATAGCCACAACCAAGACCACCACGACCACGTCCACCACCACCAAGACCACCATCACCATCATCACCACCATGACCACCACCATcactgccaccaccaccaccaagaCCTCCACCACACccatcaccaccacctccaccaccaccaccacaaccacaaccaccacaaccaacacctctaccaccaccacgaccaccacaaccaccaccacagtCCCCCCACAAAcaccaccataaccaccaccaccaccaaaacCACGACCATGACCACCATCGCCACCACCATCGCCACCACCACCAGTACCACCACTATCACCACAATCagaaccaccaccaccataaccaACCTCACCaacaccatcaccaccaccaccatcaccaccacatCCACCACCCCTatcaccaacaccaccaccaccaccaccatcaacaccaccacaaccaccaccctGACCATGGCCActacgaccaccaccaccataactATGGCCGcaaacaccaccaccactactacgaccaccaccaccacgatgGCCACacccaccatcaccaccaccaccacgttcaccaccaccacggccaACACAAAggccaacaccaccaccaccacaactaCAACCACCACGCACACCACAACCACCTCCACCATCGCGGCCACCACCACGTCCAAAAGCACCACTAAAACTACCACTACATCGGCCACCACAACCACTCCACGGCCACCCCCAGCATTAGCTCAAccaccaacaccaacaccaccaccaccaacaccaccatTACCAAAACCTTCACCACCACATCCACCAAGACCAcgacgaccaccaccaccaccacaacaacaACCATAACCCCCACCACCACTACCTCAATGACTACCACTACCATCACCACAATAGTCACCACCACAACCCCGACCACCACCATATAAACCAcaactaccaccaccaccacttgCACCCTAaatgatggacgtccttggagtaggagaggaaggaaatccatggagaatgatgaggaggagatggagtgcagcggaatttggagaattagaggAAAGTAGCTCTTaaaaatggagaatttggtgaagatgaagagtagaagtggagctatggtatgaaaggtggctagaggagatgaaggagaaggttagccatgtatgctctcaaattaatagaagtgtggagtgatctcaaacactagcatctattagcaattcaagagtaaccattacaatatttgagtggctctatttataggcacatggctggccaaatgaagagaaaatgcaacaaagatgaaatgcaaatgtagcttggagaagaagcttgattgtagaccatgtgatgtagtagatgagtcttgATAATGCCAAGTGGCATATCgcactctccttgcccaagtcacacgcaccatgcttccatcacattctccttgcttagttcatgctttggtTGCATCCAAATGGAGAGTCACTCAAGTAATTCTTGGCCAAAGGTAGCACATTGGGCTCAACCCAATTGATCCCAaaaagtgttctagcttttattgaaagcaaagcctaaacaatggcccaatttaaatctagactacttccttcatgcatcatctcatattttagagatttctttagcccatgtgaataatgtaaaaagcccatgattgaatttatcatcttgtgagaggcccatctaaatctttctcatcatgcttctagtgattgggccttgatgtgggcttgggcttgttgatgtaTTTGAGGTTGgccttgttggggtcacatcatcccctcccccttgaagaggatttgccctcaaatctttgttgtcaccctcttcatcaaaaatacctacaaaaggtaccaaatcagtaatgttgaaagtaggatgcacaccatattccggaggaagatccaattgataagcattattattaatcttcttgatgatttggaatggaccatcacctcggggactaagtttggattttcttatattaagaaatctttccttccttaagtgcaacCAAACAAAATCTCCTTCATTGAAAGACCGAACTCTCTTGCCCTTGTTTTTagaatgagcaatcttttcaacatgggcttgaatttggtgtttaaccttctcatgaaaatcttttatgaacttggacttagaaaccccttatttatgaacaaaatcaaatgaagttggaagaggtaataagtccaatggggtgagagggttaaaaccataaactacctcaaagggtgagagtttggtggtgctatggaccactctattgtaagcaaattcaatgtggggaagatactcatcccaagatttatgattcctCTTAAGCAAAACActaagcaatgtggaaaggGATCTATTAACTACCtcggtttgcccatcagtttgtgggtgacaagaggtaaaaaaagaaagttttgttcctagcctagaccacaaggtcctccaaaaatggcttaggaatttagcatccctatcagacacaattgttttgggtaaaaCATGGAGGtgaaccacttctctaaagaacaaccttgctatgttgctagcatcatctactttgtggcatggtataaaatgtgccattttagaaaaacggtccactaccacaaatatagagtcaacacccctagaagtccttagaagccctaggacaaaatccatacttatatcctcccaaggggtagaagcaacaggcaaaggagtatacatccctgCAGGCATTGTGCTAAACTTAGcatgtaaataattcaaataactaGCGCAATGgttttgtatttcccttttcatatagggccaaaagaatttctctttaagcatggccaaagttttggcgaccccaaagtgacccataagtcccccctcatgcatttctttgatcaaaagttttctatgagaacctagaggaatacataggtggccttctttgaaaagatatccatttgagagataaaagccgccttgggacttagtgagacaatcatgataaatgatagcaaagaagggatcatgaatatacaattcacatatgttgtcaaatccaagaatttgggacccaagcttggctaagagagtatatctccttgatagtgcatcagccaccacattagctttccctttcttgtacttgataacataaggaaattgttccaagtactcaacccactttgcatgtcttttattcaatttgtgttggctcttcaaatacTTAAGAGTTTCATTATCACTATAgataataaactcttttgtcactagataatgttcccaagtatgaagagctcgtacaagagcatatagctctttgtcataggtgggatagttacgag contains:
- the LOC114175295 gene encoding glycine-rich protein 5-like — encoded protein: MVVVVMVMVVIVLVAMVGVVLVVVVVVVDMAWWKCNDGCGGDGAGDADGGGACGSGGGCGRGKDGVGGCGGSGVGGDGGRGGTGCRGGGGGCSGSVGGGCGYGLGGGDGGGFGGGFRCGGGGVRGGGGDGGVGGGSDGRGGASGGGGCGVGGDCGRGGRHGVGGGYHGGSGHGGRGYGGSGGNGGGSGAGGGNSGGGCGFGGGGGGVDCVGRGGSAGGRGGGGHYFGGGGDDCDQCGGGGDWELVVVVMIVVVVW
- the LOC114175296 gene encoding ctenidin-1-like → MVVLVVVVVDVVVVVGVVVGGGGGVGEGHGQGGSLGVGGGRCGYGCGGGGGLGCTDRGSRDGGVVCGGCGGHGSGRTGGDGGNGGRGHGFDGVGGGGGGGGGW
- the LOC114175297 gene encoding ctenidin-3-like, with translation MVEVVVVCVVVVVVVVVVLAFVLAVVVVNVVVVVMVGVAIVVVVVVVVVVVGGGCGGDGGGGDGVGEVGYGGGGSDCGDSGGTGGGGDGGGDGGHGRGFGGGGGYGGVCGGDGCGGGLGGGGGSDGGGHGGDDGDGGLGGGGRGRGGLGCGYGDGGGGLGYRGGGGAGGGGGGGRGGGCGGDCGGDVGEVVVVVLWW